Proteins encoded in a region of the Quercus lobata isolate SW786 chromosome 8, ValleyOak3.0 Primary Assembly, whole genome shotgun sequence genome:
- the LOC115957469 gene encoding probable disease resistance protein At4g27220 isoform X2, whose translation MEKLTQFLEPEKLNQVLELGKKIWDESGKLYNYHSSAGEHVNKLKRKWEELECQKTDVEEKMKSELFPGKRPKREVQLWLQEVETINGEIQTIEEEGGRGIWKYFPRMHMGKLACQKIQDVEELYQRGGFRDSLVVDPPISHGEELPTTTLVGESTTKRTIERVREHLLYENFRRIAVYGMGGSGKTTVMKQINNDLLKERDKFDNVIWVTVSKPSSVFKLQHDIACKLKLDLTNFGDETTRAGKLNNELKNWKRYVLILDDVWEEFHLEDVGIPEPTPTNGCRLLLTTRSLEVCNRMDCVNIKMELLSEEDSWDLFLDKVGCDVLNTRDVEPIVKEVVKECARLPLAIVTIAGSLKNVIDVSEWRNALNELRTPKKGSKNVDAAAIFERLRFSYERLKDEDLQHCLLYCALFCEDHEFERDRLIEDLIDEGIIERMESRQAEFDRGHTMLNKLERACLLETGINRNVKLHDLIRDMALEIAGPKFMGAAGDRVMDFMRHEERWGKDLEKVCLMDMRDRLNFPNISPRCPKLSTLLLDNNYFCGIIANSFFVHLRGLKVLRICNSSITSLPNSISDLENLATLMLISCYCLYHVPSLVKLTALRKLDLGWSRRIKEIPHGLEMLVNLRYLNLEGTRIPEIPSGILSKLTQLQFLKLNCGKLNVEEIVSLKLECFKGAFYGVDDFNKYVGSLREGQLSHYKFIVREMTAKIDDDVFWESEGKCVMLYNCDVSLLPKDAQTLTIFECNNLRSSSDAPYMECARELKSIFIVWCEEIEDVLSYSYTFPLQRLDLEYLGKLQVLFREEKVASPLDIPPGTLSCLKQFLIIGCPIIKKLFTPGLLQNLANLEEIEVQLCERLEEIIGAASDEVEEEIDEEGKDTTIFPRLRKLELYDMPRLETICSSSNAIVCDSLQNIKIVKCPKLKRLPLSLRDEQLSSPPSSLRIITQKEWWGLLEWDNHATKNALEPLCQFVR comes from the exons ATGGAGAAGTTAACCCAATTTCTTGAACCAGAAAAACTAAACCAAGTTCTTGAACTTGGAAAAAAGATTTGGGATGAAAGTGGCAAATTATACAATTATCATAGCAGCGCTGGTGAGCATGTAAATAAGCTCAAGAGAAAATGGGAAGAACTAGAATGTCAGAAGACAGACgtagaagaaaaaatgaagtCTGAACTTTTTCCAGGAAAGAGACCAAAGAGAGAAGTTCAACTTTGGCTCCAAGAGGTAGAAACAATTAACGGGGAGATACAAACTATTGAAGAAGAAGGTGGCAGAGGGATCTGGAAGTATTTCCCACGTATGCATATGGGAAAACTTGCATGCCAGAAGATACAAGATGTGGAAGAACTTTATCAAAGAGGTGGTTTCAGAGATAGTTTGGTAGTTGATCCACCTATAAGCCATGGAGAAGAATTGCCGACTACAACATTAGTAGGAGAAAGTACAACCAAAAGAACAATTGAAAGGGTTCGGGAACACTTATTGTATGAAAATTTTAGGAGGATTGCTGTTTATGGCATGGGAGGCAGTGGTAAAACGACAGTCATGAAACAAATCAATAATGATCtattaaaagagagagacaagTTTGATAATGTAATTTGGGTTACTGTATCAAAGCCATCAAGTGTTTTCAAACTACAACATGACATTGCATGCAAGTTGAAACTAGATCTCACAAACTTTGGGGATGAAACTACAAGGGCAGGCAAGCTAAACAATGAATTGAAAAATTGGAAGAGGTATGTGTTAATCCTAGATGATGTGTGGGAAGAATTTCATCTTGAGGATGTAGGGATCCCAGAGCCCACTCCAACAAATGGATGCAGATTACTATTGACAACTCGAAGTTTGGAAGTTTGTAATCGTATGGATTGTGTGAATATTAAAATGGAGCTTCTTTCAGAAGAAGATTCGTGGGATTTGTTTTTAGATAAAGTGGGTTGTGATGTTTTGAATACTCGAGATGTAGAACCAATTGTGAAGGAGGTTGTCAAAGAATGTGCTCGTTTACCTCTTGCAATCGTCACAATAGCAGGAAgcttaaaaaatgtaattgatgTTTCAGAATGGAGGAATGCATTGAATGAGTTGAGGACACCAAAAAAGGGGTCCAAAAATGTAGATGCTGCTGCAATATTTGAGAGGCTTCGATTTAGTTACGAACGCTTAAAAGATGAGGACCTTCAACATTGTCTATTGTATTGTGCACTATTTTGTGAAGACCATGAGTTTGAAAGAGATCGATTGATTGAGGATTTAATTGATGAGGGAATAATAGAGCGGATGGAGAGCAGGCAAGCAGAGTTTGATAGGGGCCATACTAtgttgaataaacttgaaagggCTTGCTTATTAGAAACTGGGATTAACCGTAATGTGAAACTGCATGATCTAATAAGAGACATGGCCCTCGAGATTGCGGGTCCTAAGTTCATGGGAGCAGCTGGCGATAGAGTGATGGATTTTATGCGGCATGAAGAAAGATGGGGAAAGGATCTTGAAAAGGTTTGTTTGATGGACATGAGGGATAGGCTAAACTTTCCTAATATATCACCAAGATGTCCTAAACTTTCAACCTTGCTTCTAgacaataattatttttgtggaATCAttgcaaattctttttttgtgcATCTGCGTGGACTCAAAGTTCTTCGTATATGTAACAGTAGTATTACATCTTTGCCGAATTCAATCTCTGATCTGGAGAATCTTGCTACATTAATGCTTATTTCTTGTTACTGTTTATATCATGTTCCTTCATTAGTAAAGCTTACGGCATTAAGGAAGTTGGATCTTGGATGGTCACGTAGAATAAAAGAAATACCTCATGGTTTGGAAATGTTGGTCAATTTGAGATATCTCAATCTTGAAGGAACCAGAATACCGGAGATTCCATCGGGGATTTTATCCAAACTTACTCAACTCCAATTTCTCAAATTAAATTGTGGAAAATTGAATGTGGAAGAGATAGTAAGCTTGAAATTAGAGTGTTTTAAAGGAGCATTTTATGGTGTTGATGACTTCAATAAATACGTGGGATCCTTGAGGGAGGGACAACTTAGCCATTACAAATTTATAGTGAGAGAAATGACGGCCAAAATAGACGATGATGTATTTTGGGAAAGTGAGGGCAAATGTGTAATGTTATACAATTGCGATGTAAGTTTGCTCCCAAAAGACGCTCAAACCCTAACTATTTTCGAATGTAACAATTTAAGAAGTTCATCTGATGCTCCATATATGGAATGCGCAAGAGAACTGAAGTCTATTTTTATTGTGTGGTGTGAAGAAATAGAAGACGTTCTTTCTTATTCTTACACCTTCCCTCTTCAAAGGCTTGATCTTGAATATTTGGGTAAGTTACAAGTACTGTTTAGGGAAGAGAAAGTTGCATCACCACTAGACATCCCACCTGGCACCCTTTCCTGTCTcaaacaatttttaattatcGGGTGTCCGATTATAAAGAAGCTCTTCACGCCTGGCTTGTTGCAAAACCTGGCCAACCTGGAAGAGATTGAAGTCCAACTCTGTGAGAGATTAGAGGAAATAATAGGTGCAGCATCGGatgaagttgaagaagaaataGATGAGGAAGGAAAGGACACCACCATATTCCCCCGATTGAGGAAGTTGGAATTATATGACATGCCGAGACTGGAGACCATCTGCAGTAGCAGTAATGCAATAGTTTGTGATTCTCTCCAAAATATTAAGATAGTAAAGTGTCCAAAGCTTAAGAGATTACCTCTTTCTCTGCGGGATGAACAACTATCATCTCCACCTTCTTCATTACGGATTATAACACAGAAAGAATGGTGGGGGTTGCTGGAATGGGACAATCATGCTACTAAGAATGCCCTTGAACCCCTCTGTCAGTTCGTT CGATGA
- the LOC115957469 gene encoding probable disease resistance protein At4g27220 isoform X1: MEKLTQFLEPEKLNQVLELGKKIWDESGKLYNYHSSAGEHVNKLKRKWEELECQKTDVEEKMKSELFPGKRPKREVQLWLQEVETINGEIQTIEEEGGRGIWKYFPRMHMGKLACQKIQDVEELYQRGGFRDSLVVDPPISHGEELPTTTLVGESTTKRTIERVREHLLYENFRRIAVYGMGGSGKTTVMKQINNDLLKERDKFDNVIWVTVSKPSSVFKLQHDIACKLKLDLTNFGDETTRAGKLNNELKNWKRYVLILDDVWEEFHLEDVGIPEPTPTNGCRLLLTTRSLEVCNRMDCVNIKMELLSEEDSWDLFLDKVGCDVLNTRDVEPIVKEVVKECARLPLAIVTIAGSLKNVIDVSEWRNALNELRTPKKGSKNVDAAAIFERLRFSYERLKDEDLQHCLLYCALFCEDHEFERDRLIEDLIDEGIIERMESRQAEFDRGHTMLNKLERACLLETGINRNVKLHDLIRDMALEIAGPKFMGAAGDRVMDFMRHEERWGKDLEKVCLMDMRDRLNFPNISPRCPKLSTLLLDNNYFCGIIANSFFVHLRGLKVLRICNSSITSLPNSISDLENLATLMLISCYCLYHVPSLVKLTALRKLDLGWSRRIKEIPHGLEMLVNLRYLNLEGTRIPEIPSGILSKLTQLQFLKLNCGKLNVEEIVSLKLECFKGAFYGVDDFNKYVGSLREGQLSHYKFIVREMTAKIDDDVFWESEGKCVMLYNCDVSLLPKDAQTLTIFECNNLRSSSDAPYMECARELKSIFIVWCEEIEDVLSYSYTFPLQRLDLEYLGKLQVLFREEKVASPLDIPPGTLSCLKQFLIIGCPIIKKLFTPGLLQNLANLEEIEVQLCERLEEIIGAASDEVEEEIDEEGKDTTIFPRLRKLELYDMPRLETICSSSNAIVCDSLQNIKIVKCPKLKRLPLSLRDEQLSSPPSSLRIITQKEWWGLLEWDNHATKNALEPLCQFVVSGS, translated from the coding sequence ATGGAGAAGTTAACCCAATTTCTTGAACCAGAAAAACTAAACCAAGTTCTTGAACTTGGAAAAAAGATTTGGGATGAAAGTGGCAAATTATACAATTATCATAGCAGCGCTGGTGAGCATGTAAATAAGCTCAAGAGAAAATGGGAAGAACTAGAATGTCAGAAGACAGACgtagaagaaaaaatgaagtCTGAACTTTTTCCAGGAAAGAGACCAAAGAGAGAAGTTCAACTTTGGCTCCAAGAGGTAGAAACAATTAACGGGGAGATACAAACTATTGAAGAAGAAGGTGGCAGAGGGATCTGGAAGTATTTCCCACGTATGCATATGGGAAAACTTGCATGCCAGAAGATACAAGATGTGGAAGAACTTTATCAAAGAGGTGGTTTCAGAGATAGTTTGGTAGTTGATCCACCTATAAGCCATGGAGAAGAATTGCCGACTACAACATTAGTAGGAGAAAGTACAACCAAAAGAACAATTGAAAGGGTTCGGGAACACTTATTGTATGAAAATTTTAGGAGGATTGCTGTTTATGGCATGGGAGGCAGTGGTAAAACGACAGTCATGAAACAAATCAATAATGATCtattaaaagagagagacaagTTTGATAATGTAATTTGGGTTACTGTATCAAAGCCATCAAGTGTTTTCAAACTACAACATGACATTGCATGCAAGTTGAAACTAGATCTCACAAACTTTGGGGATGAAACTACAAGGGCAGGCAAGCTAAACAATGAATTGAAAAATTGGAAGAGGTATGTGTTAATCCTAGATGATGTGTGGGAAGAATTTCATCTTGAGGATGTAGGGATCCCAGAGCCCACTCCAACAAATGGATGCAGATTACTATTGACAACTCGAAGTTTGGAAGTTTGTAATCGTATGGATTGTGTGAATATTAAAATGGAGCTTCTTTCAGAAGAAGATTCGTGGGATTTGTTTTTAGATAAAGTGGGTTGTGATGTTTTGAATACTCGAGATGTAGAACCAATTGTGAAGGAGGTTGTCAAAGAATGTGCTCGTTTACCTCTTGCAATCGTCACAATAGCAGGAAgcttaaaaaatgtaattgatgTTTCAGAATGGAGGAATGCATTGAATGAGTTGAGGACACCAAAAAAGGGGTCCAAAAATGTAGATGCTGCTGCAATATTTGAGAGGCTTCGATTTAGTTACGAACGCTTAAAAGATGAGGACCTTCAACATTGTCTATTGTATTGTGCACTATTTTGTGAAGACCATGAGTTTGAAAGAGATCGATTGATTGAGGATTTAATTGATGAGGGAATAATAGAGCGGATGGAGAGCAGGCAAGCAGAGTTTGATAGGGGCCATACTAtgttgaataaacttgaaagggCTTGCTTATTAGAAACTGGGATTAACCGTAATGTGAAACTGCATGATCTAATAAGAGACATGGCCCTCGAGATTGCGGGTCCTAAGTTCATGGGAGCAGCTGGCGATAGAGTGATGGATTTTATGCGGCATGAAGAAAGATGGGGAAAGGATCTTGAAAAGGTTTGTTTGATGGACATGAGGGATAGGCTAAACTTTCCTAATATATCACCAAGATGTCCTAAACTTTCAACCTTGCTTCTAgacaataattatttttgtggaATCAttgcaaattctttttttgtgcATCTGCGTGGACTCAAAGTTCTTCGTATATGTAACAGTAGTATTACATCTTTGCCGAATTCAATCTCTGATCTGGAGAATCTTGCTACATTAATGCTTATTTCTTGTTACTGTTTATATCATGTTCCTTCATTAGTAAAGCTTACGGCATTAAGGAAGTTGGATCTTGGATGGTCACGTAGAATAAAAGAAATACCTCATGGTTTGGAAATGTTGGTCAATTTGAGATATCTCAATCTTGAAGGAACCAGAATACCGGAGATTCCATCGGGGATTTTATCCAAACTTACTCAACTCCAATTTCTCAAATTAAATTGTGGAAAATTGAATGTGGAAGAGATAGTAAGCTTGAAATTAGAGTGTTTTAAAGGAGCATTTTATGGTGTTGATGACTTCAATAAATACGTGGGATCCTTGAGGGAGGGACAACTTAGCCATTACAAATTTATAGTGAGAGAAATGACGGCCAAAATAGACGATGATGTATTTTGGGAAAGTGAGGGCAAATGTGTAATGTTATACAATTGCGATGTAAGTTTGCTCCCAAAAGACGCTCAAACCCTAACTATTTTCGAATGTAACAATTTAAGAAGTTCATCTGATGCTCCATATATGGAATGCGCAAGAGAACTGAAGTCTATTTTTATTGTGTGGTGTGAAGAAATAGAAGACGTTCTTTCTTATTCTTACACCTTCCCTCTTCAAAGGCTTGATCTTGAATATTTGGGTAAGTTACAAGTACTGTTTAGGGAAGAGAAAGTTGCATCACCACTAGACATCCCACCTGGCACCCTTTCCTGTCTcaaacaatttttaattatcGGGTGTCCGATTATAAAGAAGCTCTTCACGCCTGGCTTGTTGCAAAACCTGGCCAACCTGGAAGAGATTGAAGTCCAACTCTGTGAGAGATTAGAGGAAATAATAGGTGCAGCATCGGatgaagttgaagaagaaataGATGAGGAAGGAAAGGACACCACCATATTCCCCCGATTGAGGAAGTTGGAATTATATGACATGCCGAGACTGGAGACCATCTGCAGTAGCAGTAATGCAATAGTTTGTGATTCTCTCCAAAATATTAAGATAGTAAAGTGTCCAAAGCTTAAGAGATTACCTCTTTCTCTGCGGGATGAACAACTATCATCTCCACCTTCTTCATTACGGATTATAACACAGAAAGAATGGTGGGGGTTGCTGGAATGGGACAATCATGCTACTAAGAATGCCCTTGAACCCCTCTGTCAGTTCGTTGTAAGTGGATCCTGA